The following proteins are co-located in the Vidua macroura isolate BioBank_ID:100142 chromosome 1, ASM2450914v1, whole genome shotgun sequence genome:
- the LOC128803380 gene encoding tubulin beta-2 chain, translated as MREIVHIQAGQCGNQIGAKFWEVISDEHGIDPTGSYHGDSDLQLERINVYYNEATGNKYVPRAILVDLEPGTMDSVRSGPFGQIFRPDNFVFGQSGAGNNWAKGHYTEGAELVDSVLDVVRKESESCDCLQGFQLTHSLGGGTGSGMGTLLISKIREEYPDRIMNTFSVMPSPKVSDTVVEPYNATLSVHQLVENTDETYCIDNEALYDICFRTLKLTTPTYGDLNHLVSATMSGVTTCLRFPGQLNADLRKLAVNMVPFPRLHFFMPGFAPLTSRGSQQYRALTVPELTQQMFDSKNMMAACDPRHGRYLTVAAIFRGRMSMKEVDEQMLNVQNKNSSYFVEWIPNNVKTAVCDIPPRGLKMSATFIGNSTAIQELFKRISEQFTAMFRRKAFLHWYTGEGMDEMEFTEAESNMNDLVSEYQQYQDATADEQGEFEEEGEEDEA; from the exons ATGCGTGAGATCGTGCACATCCAAGCCGGGCAGTGCGGCAATCAGATTGGCGCCAAG TTCTGGGAGGTCATCAGCGATGAGCACGGCATCGACCCCACGGGCAGCTACCACGGGGACAGCgacctgcagctggagaggatcAACGTCTACTACAATGAAGCCACCG GTAATAAGTATGTCCCCCGTGCCATCCTCGTCGACCTGGAACCCGGCACCATGGACTCCGTGCGCTCCGGCCCCTTTGGACAGATCTTCCGTCCCGACAACTTTGTCTTTG GTCAGAGCGGGGCTGGCAACAACTGGGCCAAGGGGCACTACACGGAAGGCGCTGAGCTGGTGGACTCTGTGCTGGATGTGGTGAGGAAGGAGTCGGAGAGCTGCGACTGCCTCCAGGGCTTCCAGCTGACCCACTCGCTGGGCGGAGGCACGGGCTCTGGCATGGGCACCCTCCTGATCAGCAAGATCCGGGAGGAGTACCCCGACCGCATCATGAACACCTTCAGCGTGATGCCCTCGCCCAAGGTGTCGGACACGGTGGTGGAGCCCTACAATGCCACCCTCTCTGTGCACCAGCTGGTGGAGAACACGGACGAGACCTACTGCATTGACAACGAGGCCCTGTATGACATTTGCTTCCGCACCCTGAAGCTGACCACTCCCACCTACGGGGACCTCAACCACCTGGTGTCGGCCACCATGAGCGGCGTGACCACCTGCCTTCGCTTCCCCGGCCAGCTGAACGCCGACCTGCGCAAGCTGGCGGTCAACATGGTGCCTTTCCCGCGGCTGCACTTCTTCATGCCGGGCTTTGCCCCGCTGACCAGCCGCGGCAGCCAGCAGTACCGCGCCCTGACGGTGCCCGAGCTGACGCAGCAGATGTTCGACTCCAAGAACATGATGGCCGCCTGCGACCCCCGCCACGGCCGCTACCTGACGGTGGCCGCCATCTTCCGGGGACGCATGTCCATGAAGGAGGTGGACGAGCAGATGCTCAACGTGCAGAACAAGAACAGCAGCTACTTTGTGGAGTGGATCCCCAACAACGTGAAGACGGCCGTCTGCGACATCCCCCCGCGCGGCCTCAAGATGTCGGCCACCTTCATCGGCAACAGCACGGCCATCCAGGAGCTCTTCAAGAGGATCTCGGAGCAGTTCACGGCCATGTTCCGGCGCAAGGCCTTCTTGCACTGGTACACCGGCGAGGGCATGGATGAAATGGAGTTCACGGAGGCCGAGAGCAACATGAACGACCTGGTCTCTGAATACCAGCAATACCAGGATGCCACTGCTGATGAGCAGGGTGAGtttgaagaggaaggagaagaggatGAGGCGTAA